In one window of Pelorhabdus rhamnosifermentans DNA:
- a CDS encoding peptidoglycan D,D-transpeptidase FtsI family protein yields MNNPLADAIRKVAYSLLTLLVVLIFYLTYIQFYEGSFLSSHPLNRRSALLMKQVERGAILDKNGKILAQSRLDSDGYKRVYPEGRLFAQLVGYSSDKLGKTGIESTANGELSGMSDPWRYFGAISHVLFTRHGHSVVLNVDANVQEVAYRALGNHKGAVVAISPKTGQILALVTKPAFDPNHIEEEWQSISTSTEGLLLNRAVQGLYPPGSTMKVLTAEAALFENVATINKTYQSKGMLKIPPDYVLHEINDKAYGNLTLQQAFAVSSNVVFGKIALELGRARLAKAYDRFGFQKSLDPSISESMSRLPDFPQLSDGDLAQSGIGQASLLVTPLRMAMLAAAIANQGKMMEPYLMNKIVDAQGSIVKQYSPHEWLTATTPEIAFLVKQMMVSDVDQGTGRGAGISGISVAGKTGTAENPHGEDHAWFIGFAPAEHPVVAVAVIVENGGFGGTIAAPIARQVFSAVLH; encoded by the coding sequence ATGAATAATCCACTAGCAGACGCCATTCGTAAAGTTGCCTATAGTTTGCTTACACTACTTGTAGTACTAATTTTCTATTTAACTTATATTCAATTTTACGAAGGTTCCTTTTTATCATCTCATCCGCTGAATCGCCGGAGTGCACTCTTAATGAAACAAGTAGAACGGGGTGCGATACTTGATAAAAATGGCAAGATACTCGCTCAAAGCCGCTTAGACTCTGATGGTTATAAGCGTGTTTATCCGGAGGGCCGATTGTTTGCACAACTTGTTGGCTATTCCAGTGATAAATTGGGTAAAACAGGAATAGAAAGCACTGCTAATGGCGAATTATCTGGTATGAGTGATCCCTGGCGCTATTTTGGTGCCATTAGTCATGTTTTATTTACGCGGCATGGCCATTCTGTTGTTTTGAATGTGGATGCCAATGTACAAGAAGTGGCCTATCGTGCGCTGGGGAACCATAAAGGGGCTGTTGTTGCTATTTCACCGAAAACAGGCCAAATCCTGGCGCTTGTCACGAAACCTGCCTTTGATCCAAACCACATTGAAGAAGAATGGCAATCCATTTCTACTTCGACAGAGGGTCTCTTGCTGAATCGTGCTGTACAGGGACTTTATCCACCGGGTTCGACGATGAAGGTATTAACAGCCGAAGCGGCTCTATTTGAAAATGTCGCCACGATCAACAAAACCTATCAATCAAAGGGTATGCTAAAGATTCCGCCTGATTATGTACTTCATGAAATTAATGATAAAGCTTATGGAAATCTTACATTACAACAAGCTTTTGCTGTATCATCCAACGTTGTTTTTGGCAAAATTGCTTTAGAGTTAGGCCGTGCACGACTGGCCAAAGCCTATGACCGTTTTGGCTTTCAAAAATCCTTAGATCCTTCTATTTCGGAATCTATGTCTCGCCTTCCTGATTTTCCGCAGTTAAGTGACGGTGATTTAGCGCAAAGTGGTATCGGTCAGGCTAGTTTGCTTGTAACACCGCTTCGCATGGCTATGCTTGCTGCCGCTATTGCCAATCAGGGTAAAATGATGGAACCTTATTTGATGAATAAAATTGTTGATGCACAGGGGAGTATCGTCAAACAGTATTCGCCGCATGAGTGGCTGACTGCGACAACACCTGAAATTGCTTTCCTTGTCAAGCAGATGATGGTTTCTGACGTTGACCAGGGAACTGGCCGTGGCGCTGGCATATCAGGCATTTCTGTGGCTGGTAAAACAGGAACAGCTGAAAATCCTCATGGTGAGGATCATGCTTGGTTTATTGGTTTTGCACCTGCAGAACATCCGGTTGTTGCAGTTGCCGTAATTGTTGAAAATGGTGGTTTTGGCGGCACAATCGCGGCCCCAATAGCTAGGCAAGTTTTTTCAGCAGTACTACATTAA
- the pknB gene encoding Stk1 family PASTA domain-containing Ser/Thr kinase codes for MLINRTLDHRYTLLELVGGGGMAEVYRAHDELLDRFVAVKILRSQFTTNEEFVTRFRREAQAAAKLSHPNIVNVYDVGIDEEIYYIVMEYISGETLKDKIDRDGVLSVENAVHIADEIAQALEHAHQNHLVHCDIKPHNIMVTTSGRIKVTDFGIARAVTSATMVHTGTIIGSVHYFSPEQAKGAPVSAQSDIYSLGVVLYEMLTGKVPFEGDSPISIAIKHIQEEPVPPCQINSEIPPLVEAIVLKAMAKQPEDRFSNISEMINDLHLAQGYLRDDSTRRISREEYPTQLLTGMNEALRDSGHDRTTALQPNAMELANKRRKKAWAIAIVFFLLLGFAGGAFLAFGKFWSGAEVAVPDVTGKSVEQAKNILTSHNLRVSVSEVFNDKVAAGQVISQTPEAGSVVKEQRTINLIVSRGGEVTSVPDLRGLSRRDAEIALKNAGLVLGKVDEQSSSDAPPDSVLSQYPRPPAQVSKGTAVDIVVNKAAVKKQMLPDFRGTVLSAVSAQLDNLKLKVGNVTEVASDKYPPGTIIDQRPAPNSELVEGGAVDFTVAKAGSSAKRATVSITVPDGPVRQAVQIVVTDSNGRRVVYENVHKPGDKIEKQVEGSGSVRVQIYINGGLLQEQTL; via the coding sequence TTGCTGATAAACCGTACTCTTGATCACCGTTACACCTTGCTGGAATTAGTAGGTGGTGGTGGAATGGCTGAAGTGTATCGGGCTCATGATGAGTTATTAGATCGCTTTGTGGCTGTAAAAATACTTCGTTCGCAGTTCACGACCAATGAGGAATTTGTAACAAGATTTCGCCGGGAGGCCCAAGCAGCAGCAAAATTATCTCATCCAAACATTGTAAATGTTTATGATGTTGGGATAGATGAAGAAATTTATTACATTGTCATGGAATACATATCAGGTGAGACACTGAAAGATAAAATTGATCGTGATGGTGTTTTGTCTGTTGAAAATGCCGTCCATATTGCCGATGAAATTGCGCAGGCCCTCGAACATGCCCATCAAAATCACTTAGTTCACTGTGATATTAAACCGCATAATATTATGGTAACAACATCGGGACGTATTAAGGTAACGGACTTTGGTATTGCTCGTGCTGTTACGTCGGCTACGATGGTTCATACGGGTACGATTATTGGTTCTGTACATTATTTCTCCCCAGAGCAGGCCAAGGGAGCTCCTGTTAGTGCGCAATCAGATATTTATTCGTTGGGTGTTGTTCTCTATGAAATGCTGACAGGAAAGGTGCCTTTTGAAGGCGATTCACCCATTAGTATTGCTATTAAACATATTCAAGAGGAACCTGTTCCTCCTTGCCAGATTAATTCAGAAATTCCGCCGTTAGTCGAGGCGATTGTTTTAAAAGCGATGGCGAAACAGCCTGAAGACAGATTCTCTAATATTAGTGAAATGATTAATGATCTCCATTTGGCACAAGGTTATTTGCGTGATGACAGCACGCGGCGTATTTCTCGTGAAGAATATCCGACACAGCTCTTAACAGGTATGAATGAAGCCTTACGTGACAGTGGACATGACCGAACAACAGCGTTGCAACCGAACGCAATGGAACTTGCCAATAAGCGTCGGAAAAAAGCCTGGGCCATTGCAATTGTATTCTTTTTATTACTAGGATTTGCTGGTGGTGCCTTTTTAGCATTTGGTAAATTTTGGAGTGGAGCTGAAGTGGCTGTGCCTGACGTAACAGGAAAATCCGTGGAGCAGGCCAAAAATATTTTGACAAGCCATAATCTCAGAGTTTCCGTCTCGGAAGTATTTAATGATAAAGTGGCTGCTGGACAGGTTATTTCGCAAACCCCTGAAGCAGGTAGTGTTGTAAAGGAACAACGGACAATTAATTTGATTGTCAGCCGTGGGGGTGAAGTGACATCTGTGCCTGATTTACGGGGATTAAGCCGCCGCGATGCCGAAATTGCGCTAAAAAATGCCGGTCTTGTATTAGGCAAGGTTGACGAGCAATCGTCTAGTGATGCACCGCCTGATTCTGTTTTAAGTCAGTATCCTCGTCCACCTGCTCAAGTAAGCAAGGGGACGGCAGTGGATATTGTGGTAAATAAGGCGGCAGTGAAGAAGCAGATGTTACCCGATTTTAGGGGAACAGTTTTGAGTGCTGTTTCGGCACAATTAGATAATTTGAAATTGAAAGTAGGGAATGTGACTGAGGTCGCTAGCGATAAATATCCTCCAGGCACCATTATTGACCAACGTCCAGCACCCAATTCGGAACTTGTTGAAGGTGGAGCAGTTGACTTTACTGTGGCTAAAGCAGGCAGTTCTGCCAAACGGGCGACTGTCTCCATTACTGTGCCAGATGGGCCTGTTCGTCAAGCAGTCCAAATTGTTGTAACTGATTCTAATGGTCGCCGTGTTGTTTATGAGAACGTACATAAGCCAGGCGATAAGATTGAAAAGCAAGTGGAAGGCAGTGGCTCTGTGCGTGTCCAAATCTATATTAACGGCGGGCTTTTGCAAGAGCAAACATTATAG
- the rsgA gene encoding ribosome small subunit-dependent GTPase A, translated as MGIGRNSAMLLKGIVVKAYNSYYAVQTDKESKIVLCTVRGRLKQARFTLLVGDQVEYTVSSGQKGSIEAILPRVSMLKRPMVANVDQVVLTFACRHPDFSLQIVDRFLVLAEASQLHSVLCFNKVDLANRQEIEQVADMYRAIGYPVLIVAAKQHEGIEDLRRLLHDHISVFAGPSGVGKSTLLNAIEPGLLLKTGDLSEKIGRGKHTTRHAELLSLIGNGFVVDTPGFSFTEFIDMAEQEVRDCFPEFHELQAPCKFSSCLHDREPQCGVKKAVLQDEICSSRYENYLAILHEIQANKKGYRS; from the coding sequence ATGGGAATTGGCAGGAATTCGGCTATGCTGTTAAAAGGAATCGTCGTAAAGGCATACAATAGCTATTACGCTGTACAAACAGACAAGGAATCCAAAATTGTTCTTTGCACAGTGAGAGGACGGTTAAAACAAGCAAGGTTTACCTTGCTTGTTGGTGACCAAGTGGAGTACACCGTAAGCAGCGGACAAAAAGGATCGATTGAAGCCATTTTGCCACGTGTGAGCATGTTAAAGCGTCCCATGGTGGCCAATGTCGATCAAGTGGTTCTTACCTTTGCCTGTCGTCATCCTGATTTTAGTTTGCAAATTGTGGATCGCTTTCTTGTTCTTGCTGAGGCTTCTCAGCTTCATTCTGTGCTGTGTTTTAACAAGGTTGATCTTGCGAATCGGCAGGAAATTGAACAAGTAGCCGATATGTATCGCGCTATCGGTTATCCTGTGCTCATTGTTGCTGCCAAACAGCATGAGGGTATTGAGGACTTGCGTCGGTTACTTCATGATCATATTTCCGTGTTTGCCGGACCGAGTGGTGTGGGTAAATCAACTCTATTAAATGCAATTGAACCAGGGCTGTTACTTAAAACAGGCGATTTAAGTGAAAAAATTGGCCGCGGCAAGCATACAACCCGTCATGCCGAACTTTTATCCTTGATCGGGAATGGCTTTGTTGTTGATACACCGGGTTTTTCTTTTACGGAGTTTATTGATATGGCAGAACAAGAAGTGCGAGATTGCTTTCCTGAATTCCATGAGCTTCAAGCTCCTTGTAAATTTAGTTCCTGCCTGCATGACCGTGAGCCTCAGTGCGGGGTGAAGAAAGCTGTATTACAAGATGAAATTTGTTCAAGCCGTTATGAAAATTACTTAGCCATTCTTCATGAGATACAAGCAAATAAAAAGGGGTATAGATCATGA
- the rpe gene encoding ribulose-phosphate 3-epimerase gives MNTIKIAPSILSADFSCLADEIKRVEEAGADLIHIDVMDGHFVPNLTFGPPVVAAIRKVTKLPFDVHLMITNPEEFITPFAKAGADILTVHAETTHHLHKALQEIHGLGMKAGVSLNPATPLTLIEEVLEDIDMILIMTVNPGFGGQSFIPSTLHKIKRLRAMLNEQKLSTNIEVDGGITTQNAVEAIQAGATILVAGSAIYSAQDMKETVQLLKGC, from the coding sequence ATGAATACAATTAAAATTGCTCCATCCATTTTATCAGCCGATTTTTCTTGCCTGGCTGACGAAATAAAACGAGTCGAAGAGGCGGGTGCCGATCTTATCCATATTGATGTGATGGATGGTCATTTTGTGCCTAATCTCACCTTTGGTCCACCTGTTGTTGCTGCCATCCGTAAAGTAACAAAGTTACCCTTTGATGTGCACCTCATGATTACCAATCCCGAGGAGTTTATTACGCCTTTTGCCAAGGCAGGTGCCGATATTCTTACGGTTCACGCCGAAACAACGCATCATTTGCACAAAGCCTTACAGGAAATTCATGGTTTGGGTATGAAAGCGGGGGTTTCTTTGAATCCGGCTACACCTCTGACCTTAATTGAGGAAGTCCTAGAGGATATTGATATGATTCTTATTATGACTGTCAATCCAGGTTTCGGTGGTCAATCTTTTATTCCCTCTACTTTACATAAAATTAAGCGCTTGCGAGCTATGCTTAATGAACAAAAGCTTAGTACGAATATTGAAGTAGATGGTGGTATTACGACTCAAAATGCGGTGGAAGCTATTCAAGCAGGTGCAACTATTCTTGTGGCAGGATCTGCTATTTATTCTGCTCAGGACATGAAGGAGACTGTTCAGCTTCTTAAGGGTTGCTAA
- the ribD gene encoding bifunctional diaminohydroxyphosphoribosylaminopyrimidine deaminase/5-amino-6-(5-phosphoribosylamino)uracil reductase RibD gives MQNQIKIHEHYMKQALQLARLAAGCTTPNPLVGAVIVKEDQVIGQGYHHMAGTPHAEIHALREAGDEAKGATLYVTLEPCCHSGRTGPCTEAIISAGIAKVVVAITDPNPLVAGQGLRRLREQGIEVIDGVCCLEAVRLNEAFVKWVTSHMPFVLLKAAMTLDGKIATATKKSKWITGDEARQRVHLLRNQYDGILVGIGTVLADDPLLTTRLPDREGCQPTRIIVDSLARTPLTSQVVVNKQAPTIIAVTEAAPQERIEALKECGVEVMLVSSGVGGIDLRPLFFELAKRPLTSILVEGGAGVNSSVLAENLVDKVEWFIAPKIFGGTNAPSPVAGPGVADIAAAYELEEVSITQFGSDLMVSGYIKSREARDVYRTCGRMW, from the coding sequence ATGCAAAATCAAATCAAAATTCATGAGCACTATATGAAGCAGGCTCTTCAATTAGCACGATTGGCTGCAGGTTGTACAACACCCAATCCGCTTGTTGGGGCGGTCATTGTTAAAGAGGATCAAGTGATTGGACAAGGTTACCATCATATGGCTGGAACGCCGCATGCTGAGATTCATGCTCTCCGTGAGGCTGGCGACGAGGCCAAGGGAGCAACGCTTTATGTAACACTTGAGCCTTGTTGTCATTCAGGGCGTACGGGTCCTTGCACAGAAGCCATTATTTCAGCTGGGATTGCGAAAGTTGTTGTTGCCATTACTGATCCCAATCCCCTTGTAGCAGGTCAAGGCCTGCGCCGTCTTCGTGAGCAGGGAATCGAAGTAATTGATGGTGTTTGCTGCCTTGAGGCTGTGCGTCTTAATGAAGCATTTGTGAAATGGGTTACATCTCATATGCCTTTTGTATTATTAAAGGCAGCCATGACACTAGATGGAAAAATTGCTACAGCAACGAAAAAATCAAAATGGATTACAGGAGATGAAGCCCGGCAGCGTGTCCATCTGTTGCGCAATCAATATGACGGCATTTTAGTTGGTATTGGAACGGTGCTTGCCGATGATCCGCTGCTTACGACGCGCTTACCTGATCGAGAAGGGTGCCAGCCTACACGAATCATTGTGGATAGTTTAGCACGTACGCCACTGACAAGCCAAGTCGTCGTGAATAAACAGGCGCCAACCATTATTGCTGTAACTGAGGCGGCACCGCAAGAAAGAATTGAGGCTCTTAAGGAATGTGGTGTCGAAGTCATGCTTGTTTCGTCTGGAGTCGGCGGCATTGATTTGCGTCCGTTATTTTTTGAGCTGGCCAAGCGGCCCTTGACAAGTATCTTGGTTGAGGGAGGCGCTGGCGTGAATAGCTCTGTTTTGGCCGAAAACCTTGTGGATAAAGTGGAATGGTTTATTGCTCCGAAAATTTTCGGCGGAACAAATGCACCTTCGCCTGTTGCTGGCCCGGGAGTAGCGGACATCGCTGCTGCCTATGAATTGGAAGAAGTCAGTATAACTCAGTTTGGTAGTGATCTCATGGTGAGCGGTTACATAAAAAGCAGGGAGGCGCGTGATGTTTACCGGACTTGTGGAAGAATGTGGTAG
- a CDS encoding riboflavin synthase, producing the protein MFTGLVEECGRIKKITATARSVRLTVEAKKILDDVKIGDSIAVNGACLTVVDQGDSFFVADVMPETVKQTGLKELQTGAAVNLERTLRIGDRLGGHIVSGHVDGIGKITGISKDDIAVLLTIESTPDVMKYIVRKGSIAIDGISLTVVSCTEKAFCVSLIPHTYAVTALAEKKRGSFVNLETDILGRYIEKLLHCSANQEGQPVSPSGISAGFLGEHGFL; encoded by the coding sequence ATGTTTACCGGACTTGTGGAAGAATGTGGTAGAATAAAAAAAATAACAGCTACAGCTCGCTCGGTACGCTTGACAGTCGAAGCAAAAAAGATACTTGATGATGTCAAAATCGGTGACAGTATTGCTGTAAACGGCGCTTGTCTGACTGTAGTAGATCAGGGTGATAGCTTTTTTGTTGCCGATGTCATGCCAGAAACAGTCAAGCAGACGGGACTCAAAGAATTACAGACAGGTGCCGCCGTAAATTTAGAGCGGACGTTGCGCATCGGTGACAGATTAGGTGGTCATATTGTCAGTGGCCATGTTGATGGTATTGGCAAGATTACGGGAATTTCAAAAGACGATATTGCAGTGCTGCTGACCATTGAAAGCACGCCTGATGTCATGAAATATATTGTGAGAAAAGGCTCTATAGCCATTGATGGAATTAGTTTGACTGTTGTTTCTTGTACAGAAAAAGCCTTTTGTGTTTCCTTGATTCCTCATACTTATGCTGTCACAGCTCTTGCTGAAAAAAAGCGGGGAAGTTTCGTGAATTTAGAAACAGATATCTTGGGACGCTATATAGAAAAACTGCTGCATTGTTCAGCGAATCAGGAAGGTCAGCCTGTTTCTCCTTCTGGCATTTCAGCCGGATTTTTAGGTGAACATGGTTTTTTATAA
- a CDS encoding bifunctional 3,4-dihydroxy-2-butanone-4-phosphate synthase/GTP cyclohydrolase II: protein MFSTIEEAIEDIKQGKMVVVVDDEDRENEGDLLMAAEKATPEAINFMATYGKGLICMPVVGSRLDELGICPMVENNTDNHETAFTVSIDAKTTTTGISAFERCDTIQAVLKTETKPTDLRRPGHVFPLRYREGGVLRRTGHTEAAVDLARLAGLYPAGVICEIMSSNGSMARVPELKEFVKQHNLKLITVADLIKYRKSHERVIHKAAEANMPTKYGQFHLVAYENDLDNLCHVALVKGDVAGKKDVLVRVHSECLTGDVFGSLRCDCGDQLITAMKRIEAEGEGVVLYMRQEGRGIGLANKIRAYALQDGGKDTVEANELLGFAADLREYGIGAQILADLGLTSIRLLTNNPRKRAGLEGYGLKISQRVPLEIRANKFNNRYLSVKKAKLGHLLKQYEEVK, encoded by the coding sequence ATGTTTAGTACAATTGAAGAAGCCATTGAAGATATTAAACAAGGCAAGATGGTTGTTGTTGTGGATGATGAGGATCGTGAAAATGAGGGTGATTTGCTCATGGCTGCTGAAAAAGCAACGCCAGAAGCGATAAATTTCATGGCAACTTATGGTAAGGGATTAATTTGCATGCCTGTTGTTGGCAGTCGTCTGGATGAACTGGGCATTTGCCCGATGGTAGAAAATAATACAGACAATCATGAAACAGCTTTTACTGTTTCTATTGATGCTAAGACGACAACGACAGGAATCTCGGCTTTTGAGCGTTGTGATACGATTCAAGCTGTTCTCAAGACGGAGACTAAACCAACAGATTTACGTCGGCCCGGTCATGTTTTTCCGCTGCGTTATCGTGAAGGTGGCGTTTTACGTCGAACCGGGCATACAGAGGCTGCTGTTGATTTAGCCCGACTGGCAGGACTCTATCCTGCGGGAGTTATTTGCGAAATTATGAGCAGTAATGGTTCCATGGCACGCGTTCCGGAACTGAAGGAATTCGTGAAGCAGCACAATTTAAAACTCATTACTGTGGCTGATCTTATCAAATATCGCAAGAGTCATGAGCGGGTCATTCACAAGGCGGCGGAAGCGAATATGCCAACAAAATATGGTCAGTTCCATTTAGTGGCTTATGAAAACGATTTGGATAATTTGTGTCATGTTGCACTCGTTAAAGGGGATGTAGCAGGCAAGAAGGATGTACTTGTCCGTGTCCACTCTGAATGTCTCACAGGCGATGTATTTGGATCGCTGCGCTGCGATTGTGGTGATCAGCTTATTACGGCTATGAAGCGCATTGAAGCTGAAGGAGAGGGCGTTGTACTGTATATGCGTCAAGAAGGTCGTGGCATTGGTTTAGCAAATAAAATTCGTGCCTATGCTTTGCAAGATGGCGGAAAAGACACAGTCGAAGCCAATGAATTACTTGGTTTTGCCGCGGATCTTCGCGAATATGGCATTGGAGCCCAAATTTTGGCTGACCTTGGATTAACAAGCATTCGTCTATTAACAAATAATCCGCGGAAACGGGCGGGACTGGAAGGCTATGGACTCAAAATCAGTCAACGCGTACCACTGGAAATTCGGGCAAACAAATTTAATAATCGGTATTTATCGGTGAAAAAAGCCAAACTCGGCCATTTACTGAAACAATATGAGGAGGTAAAATAA
- the ribH gene encoding 6,7-dimethyl-8-ribityllumazine synthase, which yields MSHVYEGKLTAKGLRFAVIVARFNEFITGKLLTGAMDGLLRHDAAEEDIDTIWVPGAFEIPIIAQKLAKSGKYDAVICLGTVIRGSTSHYDYVCSEVSKGIAHVGLETGVPTIFGVLTTENIEQAIERGGTKAGNKGFDAAMSAIEMANLLKNID from the coding sequence ATGTCACATGTTTATGAGGGAAAATTAACTGCCAAAGGATTGCGTTTTGCCGTCATTGTTGCACGGTTCAATGAGTTTATTACAGGAAAGCTGTTAACTGGAGCGATGGATGGATTGCTTCGGCACGACGCGGCAGAAGAAGATATTGATACTATTTGGGTACCCGGTGCTTTTGAAATTCCTATTATTGCACAGAAATTAGCAAAAAGCGGAAAGTATGATGCCGTTATTTGTTTAGGAACAGTCATTCGTGGCAGCACTTCGCATTATGATTATGTTTGCAGTGAAGTTTCCAAAGGCATCGCTCATGTGGGTCTTGAAACAGGCGTACCGACGATTTTTGGTGTGCTGACAACAGAAAACATTGAACAGGCTATTGAACGCGGTGGCACAAAAGCAGGAAATAAAGGATTTGACGCTGCAATGTCAGCTATTGAGATGGCTAATCTATTGAAAAACATAGATTAA
- the yfcE gene encoding phosphodiesterase has protein sequence MKIAVVSDTHGCAQTWEIMYREHMKNIDSIIHAGDVLYHGPRNDIPAEYQPKVLSAALNKLPVPFYAVQGNCDAEVDSMVLDWPLYAPLIFLQQGDFQIVVQHGHTLSDEEKVKLAKRYHANLFISGHTHVPVLKKTEGVILLNPGSPAMSKRPDNRGTMAFLVDHKIQLIAIDNGEVLKEEIYG, from the coding sequence ATGAAAATAGCCGTTGTCAGTGATACGCACGGCTGTGCTCAGACGTGGGAAATCATGTATCGAGAGCATATGAAAAATATTGATAGTATTATTCATGCTGGTGATGTGCTTTATCATGGGCCGCGGAATGACATTCCTGCTGAGTATCAGCCCAAAGTATTAAGTGCCGCGTTGAATAAGCTTCCAGTGCCTTTTTATGCTGTACAAGGGAATTGTGATGCAGAGGTAGATAGTATGGTGCTAGACTGGCCTCTTTATGCGCCGCTGATTTTTTTGCAGCAGGGAGACTTTCAGATTGTTGTTCAGCATGGTCATACATTGTCTGATGAGGAAAAGGTGAAGCTCGCCAAACGCTATCATGCCAATTTATTTATTAGCGGTCATACGCATGTGCCTGTGCTGAAAAAGACGGAAGGTGTAATTCTCTTAAATCCTGGGTCGCCTGCCATGTCTAAGCGTCCAGATAACAGGGGAACCATGGCTTTCTTAGTTGATCACAAAATTCAGCTCATTGCGATTGACAATGGCGAAGTTCTTAAGGAGGAAATCTATGGCTGA
- the hslO gene encoding Hsp33 family molecular chaperone HslO, with product MADPSDHLITATAGNGIRIYAAVTTKLVEEARRRHDCYPVASAALGRTMTAALLLAANLKTAELLTVRIVGDGPLGEIIADTTAQGTVRGMVGEPHLDLPLNAAGKLDVSKAVGQGNVFVTRFTKLKQPFTGSSALVSGEIAEDITQYLYTSEQTPSSVGLGVLVEPDLSVSAAGGFILQALPDADPSDLAVVESNLTKLSAVTTLIQESQSAKSLIEAACQGLEIRYHAEQPLAFQCTCSRDRVEKALISTGTKELNELIEIGEAELVCHFCGEKYQLNREELTALLKQM from the coding sequence ATGGCTGACCCGTCTGACCATCTCATTACTGCCACAGCAGGCAACGGTATCCGCATTTATGCGGCTGTGACTACGAAACTTGTTGAGGAAGCTAGGCGGCGCCATGACTGCTATCCTGTTGCAAGTGCCGCATTAGGACGGACAATGACGGCGGCGTTGTTGTTAGCGGCAAATTTAAAAACAGCAGAATTATTAACGGTTCGGATTGTTGGCGATGGGCCGCTAGGTGAAATTATTGCTGATACGACTGCACAGGGAACCGTGCGTGGTATGGTAGGTGAACCGCATCTTGATTTACCGCTTAATGCAGCTGGCAAGCTTGATGTAAGCAAGGCTGTAGGACAAGGCAATGTATTTGTGACGCGTTTCACCAAGCTGAAACAGCCCTTTACTGGCAGCTCAGCGCTTGTTTCGGGCGAAATTGCTGAAGACATTACGCAATATTTATATACGTCGGAGCAAACTCCATCGAGTGTCGGATTGGGCGTACTTGTTGAACCGGATCTTTCCGTAAGCGCTGCCGGTGGATTTATTTTACAAGCCTTGCCTGATGCGGATCCGTCTGATTTGGCTGTAGTTGAATCCAATCTTACAAAACTATCGGCTGTGACGACGCTGATTCAAGAAAGTCAGTCAGCCAAAAGTTTGATTGAGGCGGCTTGTCAGGGACTTGAAATTCGCTATCACGCTGAGCAGCCGCTTGCGTTTCAGTGCACCTGTTCACGCGATAGGGTAGAAAAAGCCTTGATTAGTACAGGCACGAAAGAGCTTAATGAACTGATTGAAATCGGTGAAGCTGAACTAGTTTGTCATTTTTGTGGGGAGAAGTATCAGTTGAACCGTGAGGAACTCACGGCTCTTTTGAAGCAGATGTAA